The Methanocella arvoryzae MRE50 genome includes a region encoding these proteins:
- a CDS encoding histone family protein — protein sequence MTEISKAPISRLLSEAGGERISAEAVDEMVKYTEDYVLKIGREASKLCAHAGRKTIKAEDIKLAVERLNL from the coding sequence ATGACCGAGATTTCCAAGGCACCAATTTCCAGGCTGTTAAGCGAGGCGGGCGGCGAAAGGATCTCTGCAGAGGCCGTCGACGAGATGGTAAAATATACCGAGGACTACGTCCTGAAGATCGGCCGCGAGGCGAGCAAGCTGTGCGCGCACGCAGGCAGGAAGACTATCAAGGCCGAAGACATTAAGCTGGCTGTAGAGCGGCTTAACCTTTAA
- a CDS encoding Lrp/AsnC family transcriptional regulator — MREVLELLEKDARLSPKDIAAQTGLDENEVANFIKAMEARGIIKRYKTVIDWEKFGDDSVYAIIEVSVSLERGVGYETIAERISRFPEVVTCMLVSGDHDLHLVIKGRTMKEVAFFVAEKIAPLNQVQHTATHFMLRAYKTEGEIMFDKEEDTRLVVHP; from the coding sequence ATGAGAGAAGTACTGGAGCTACTGGAGAAGGACGCAAGACTTTCTCCCAAAGATATCGCTGCGCAGACGGGCTTAGACGAGAACGAAGTAGCCAACTTCATCAAGGCCATGGAAGCCAGAGGTATTATCAAGCGGTACAAGACCGTCATCGACTGGGAAAAGTTCGGGGACGACTCTGTGTACGCCATCATCGAAGTCTCGGTTTCGCTGGAGCGGGGCGTAGGCTATGAGACGATCGCCGAGCGTATCTCCAGGTTCCCGGAAGTGGTCACCTGCATGCTGGTTTCCGGCGACCACGACCTCCACTTAGTGATCAAGGGCAGGACGATGAAAGAAGTAGCCTTCTTCGTCGCCGAGAAGATAGCGCCGCTGAACCAGGTCCAGCACACAGCCACGCATTTCATGCTGCGGGCTTATAAGACCGAGGGCGAGATCATGTTCGACAAAGAAGAAGATACCAGGCTGGTCGTCCACCCATGA
- a CDS encoding aminotransferase class I/II-fold pyridoxal phosphate-dependent enzyme → MKISNKVRNLPPSGIRKFFDIASGIPDAISLGVGEPDFVTPWRVREASIYGLERGYTTYTSNWGLLELREQISKYIYDGAGVDYSPKNEVLVTTGVSEGIDLAVRAITDPGDEILVVEPSYVSYKPCVIMAGGKPVVVNTTVDNDFRVTREDLEAKITDRTTAIIMSYPNNPTGAIMPKKYLEEVADVAIEHDLMVLSDEVYEKMTYEGTHTSIASLEGMRDNTILLNGFSKAFAMTGWRLGFACGNPDVIEAMMKVHQYTMLCAPINAQMAAIEALKSGQDDMQEMIKEYDRRRRVIVKGFNDMGLDCFEPKGAFYAFPSIKKTGLTDTEFSERLVFEKHVIAVPGSVFGETGVGHLRCSYATNMEQIKEALDRIAEFLQELEREQAPKIKTRT, encoded by the coding sequence ATGAAGATCTCCAACAAGGTCAGAAACCTGCCCCCCTCGGGCATCCGGAAATTTTTCGACATCGCTTCAGGGATACCAGACGCCATCTCACTGGGTGTGGGCGAGCCCGACTTCGTGACGCCCTGGAGGGTGAGGGAAGCGTCCATCTACGGGCTGGAGCGGGGCTACACCACGTACACGTCCAACTGGGGCCTTTTAGAGTTAAGGGAACAAATCTCTAAATACATCTATGACGGAGCCGGCGTCGACTACAGCCCAAAGAATGAGGTGCTGGTCACCACTGGAGTGAGCGAGGGCATCGACCTCGCCGTCAGGGCGATCACCGACCCCGGGGACGAGATCCTCGTCGTCGAGCCCAGCTATGTATCCTACAAGCCGTGCGTCATCATGGCCGGGGGCAAGCCGGTCGTCGTGAACACCACGGTCGACAACGACTTCAGGGTCACCAGAGAAGACTTAGAGGCGAAGATCACCGATCGCACCACCGCCATCATCATGAGCTACCCGAACAACCCCACGGGCGCAATCATGCCGAAGAAGTACCTCGAAGAGGTCGCTGACGTGGCCATCGAGCACGATCTCATGGTACTGTCGGACGAGGTCTACGAGAAGATGACCTACGAGGGCACCCACACGTCCATCGCCTCGCTCGAAGGGATGCGGGACAACACCATCCTCTTAAACGGCTTCAGCAAGGCCTTCGCCATGACCGGGTGGAGGCTGGGCTTCGCATGCGGCAACCCCGACGTCATCGAAGCCATGATGAAGGTGCACCAGTACACCATGCTCTGCGCACCGATCAATGCACAGATGGCGGCCATCGAGGCGCTCAAGAGCGGCCAGGACGACATGCAGGAAATGATCAAGGAGTACGACCGCCGCAGGCGCGTCATCGTGAAAGGGTTTAATGACATGGGCCTCGACTGCTTCGAGCCGAAAGGCGCTTTCTACGCATTCCCCTCGATCAAGAAGACGGGCCTTACCGACACCGAATTCTCAGAGCGGCTTGTCTTCGAGAAGCACGTCATCGCCGTCCCCGGCAGCGTGTTCGGAGAGACTGGAGTTGGCCACCTGAGAT